TCCCGAAACAATATCCATTTGGATTTGTGATTTTGAATTGCCGTACTGCATGGGAAAATACATTGATGAATGGGCTATTTATAGCAAGGAAGTGTTAGATGGAGGAATCATCGAGACGTTATTCCCCAAAAATAAGTATATTATTGTATGTCTGCCGAAATTCAATAAGACCGCAGACGAGGTGAAAAATCCTGTTGATGCTTGGCTCTATGTGCTCAAACACGCGCATGAGGGCGAACCGCTTCCTGACTTTGGGAATGGAATCGTCAACGACGCCTTGAACCGCATCAAAATTGAAAACTTGGACAAAACCACTCTGAACGAACTGGAGCGAGAAATGATTGCAAAAGAAGAAATAGAATGTCGTTTGGCTGGTGCCAAGATTGAGACTCGATTTGAAATGGTCGATGCGATGCTTGCTAACGATATTCCTATTGAAAAAATCGCTATTATTTCCGGTATTCCTTTGGACGAAATCAAAAAGCGCAGAACGCAGCGCTGATGTTCAGTCCGGAAAGTGACTAGATTTCGCTCTTTTATTTTTCGTTGCAGAGCGGGCGCGCAATTTTGGGGGCTTTGCGGGCCAATTGCTCGATCGTAATTCCCGTGAAGTAGTCCTTGATGATTTTGGCCAAGTCCTTCCACATCGGGAGTGTCGGGCAAATATCTGCGCGGTCGCAACCGCTCTTGCCGTCGGTGACGCATTCTACCGGGCTAATGGATGTCTCAATGACACTCAGGATTTCCCAAACCGTGAGCTCAGCCGCTGGCTTTGCTAGCTTGTAGCCGCCGCCCTTGCCGCGTGCGCCTTCGAGCACATTGTTCTTTACGAGGACTCCAAGAATCGCTTCGAGATATTTTTCGGAAAGTCCCTGACGTTCCGCCAGGTTGTGCAGTGGGTGGAATTCGGCTTCGCCGTTTTCTGCCATATCAATAATAACGCGAATAGCGTATCGACCTTTCGTAGATACTCTCATGATTCATGACTCCTTTAGACTACAATATAATTATAATTACAAAAATTGTAAAATTTTTCCTACAATTTTAGTTGGCTTTTTTTGTGCCCTGTAAGACCCTTTACATATTTTTTTACTATCAGTCGTCAAAAAAAATTTCTATATTGCCTCGCATTATGGCAAAGATTCTCTTTAAAAAACAGTTATCTCCCGCGGTATTCCAATTCCGCGTCCACGCCCCGCTGATCGCGCAAGAACGTAAGGCAGGACAGTTTATCATCCTCCAGACGAACAAGGACAACGGTGAACGCGTTCCGCTCACTATTGCTGACGCCGATACGAATGAAGGTTCTATCACCCTCATTTTCCAGACGGTTGGCAAGACGACGACTGAACTCTCCAAGTTCGAAGTCGGTGACGATATCCCGGTTTTGGTTGGCCCGCTCGGTTCTCCGACCCATATCGACAACTTTGGCCACGTGGTCTGCGTTTGCGGTGGTGTCGGTATTGCCCCGATGCACCCGATTGTCCAGGCTCTCAAGGCTGCTGGCAACAAGGTAACGATTATCATGGGTGCTCGTAACGAAAGCCTCTTCCTCATGAAGGAAGAAATGACGGCTCTCGCTGACAACATCATTTTCATGACCGACGACGGTTCTTATGGCCGCAAGGGTCTCGTGACTGAACCGCTCAAGGAACTCTGCGAAGACACCAAGGGCAAGCCGGACATGGTCATCGCTATCGGTCCTCCGATCATGATGAAGTTCTGCGCCCTCACCACTAAGCCGTATGGTGTGAAGACTGTCGTTAGCCTCAACAGCATCATGGTCGATGGTACTGGCATGTGCGGTGGTTGCCGCGTCACTATCGGTGGCAAGACGAAGTTCGTCTGCGTCGATGGTCCGGAATTCGACGGCCACGAAGTCGACTGGAACAACATGCTCCAGCGTATGGGTGCATTCAAGCCCCAGGAACAGGAAGCTTTGCATCGCTTCGGTGCAAATGACGGCCACAAGTGCAATATCGACAAGATGGCAGATGCCAAGGCTAAGGAGAGCAAATAATGTCTGAACATATGACTCGCGAACAGTTGGACGCCGCCGCCAAGGTGGAACTTGAAAAGATTAATGCCCTTCCGAAGCCCTTGAAGCCGAAGGACAAGACTGCAATCCCGGCCCAGCCGATGCCGCAGCTCGAACCCTCCTACCGCGCACGCGTGATGGAAGAAGTGGCTCAGGGTTATACCGAAGCTCAGGCTATTGTCGAAGCTAACCGCTGCCTTGCTTGTAAGAATCAGCCCTGCGTCGAAAGCTGCCCGGTGCACATCGACATTCCGGCCTTCATCGCAAAGATTGCCGAAGGCGACTTCAAGGCTGCTATTGCAAAGATTAAGGAAACGAGCTTGCTCCCGGCTATCTGCGGTCGTGTTTGCCCGCAGGAACGCCAGTGCCAGATGAACTGCACGATGGGCAAGATGCACAAGGACGTGAACCAGGCTGTCGCAATCGGTCGTTTGGAACGCTTTGCTGCTGACTATGAACGCAACAACGGTGGTGCTACGGTTCCGGCCGTTAAGCCTGCTACTGGCAAGAAGGTGGCTGTGATCGGTTCCGGTCCTGCCGGCTTGGTCGTCGCTGCTGACGTCCGCCGCGAAGGCCACGACGTGACCATTTTCGAAGCTTTCCACAAGCTCGGTGGCGTGGTCCGCTATGGTATTCCTGAATTCCGTCTTCCGAAGAAGATTGTGGACAAGGAAATTGAATCCCTCGCCGCTATGGGCGTGAA
This sequence is a window from Fibrobacter sp. UBA4297. Protein-coding genes within it:
- a CDS encoding sulfide/dihydroorotate dehydrogenase-like FAD/NAD-binding protein, which translates into the protein MAKILFKKQLSPAVFQFRVHAPLIAQERKAGQFIILQTNKDNGERVPLTIADADTNEGSITLIFQTVGKTTTELSKFEVGDDIPVLVGPLGSPTHIDNFGHVVCVCGGVGIAPMHPIVQALKAAGNKVTIIMGARNESLFLMKEEMTALADNIIFMTDDGSYGRKGLVTEPLKELCEDTKGKPDMVIAIGPPIMMKFCALTTKPYGVKTVVSLNSIMVDGTGMCGGCRVTIGGKTKFVCVDGPEFDGHEVDWNNMLQRMGAFKPQEQEALHRFGANDGHKCNIDKMADAKAKESK
- a CDS encoding RrF2 family transcriptional regulator, encoding MRVSTKGRYAIRVIIDMAENGEAEFHPLHNLAERQGLSEKYLEAILGVLVKNNVLEGARGKGGGYKLAKPAAELTVWEILSVIETSISPVECVTDGKSGCDRADICPTLPMWKDLAKIIKDYFTGITIEQLARKAPKIARPLCNEK
- a CDS encoding PD-(D/E)XK nuclease family transposase produces the protein TTGSKRFLNIEMQKADHSFFIDRTILYKAFLIIKGKHEMDKSEEFKTLTKEEKEYRRYEIPETISIWICDFELPYCMGKYIDEWAIYSKEVLDGGIIETLFPKNKYIIVCLPKFNKTADEVKNPVDAWLYVLKHAHEGEPLPDFGNGIVNDALNRIKIENLDKTTLNELEREMIAKEEIECRLAGAKIETRFEMVDAMLANDIPIEKIAIISGIPLDEIKKRRTQR